From Lasioglossum baleicum chromosome 2, iyLasBale1, whole genome shotgun sequence, a single genomic window includes:
- the LOC143219893 gene encoding uncharacterized protein LOC143219893 has protein sequence MANTSKLSQRINALKVKQRVFKSDLTDFSNELSKYQESATARTILRERVEQLRKQFDAFNDAQDELGHHENFEQLQIERKAVRDSYYNALATAIQILDESPTAQSQSTRTAIDSPAPSTSTSITGVHLPKIRLPRFDGRLEKWLPFKDAFLSLIQGHQGLTDIQRFNYLRLSVTEQAEEAIESFTMSEENYKAAWAQLLETYDNQRALILRHTTLLLETPAMLNGSPAEINNLINYMQSHIRSLQSLGRSWENIASDLITVIAINRMDDETRRNWEQTLVDTGMPLASDMFKHLRNASHQGNFRAAPANTKQYRKALPEISRPSANLRPRAPKRTFATISKGTSASPRPNKRTFTTTTNVQACQICNSSTHKLFACPTFGNMTIDERWAATTAANLCSNCLLAGHTLDKCIQGRCRICVSENANRLLSNNHSFLSNKTTNGLLTTAIIHVLDRDRNLIPCRTLVDTCSNANLITDELANRLQLPTTRQTAVIEALNQLNTTTSNLMTATIKSRLTNYQRTLTFCIIPRIAETLPDNQIDRTDIRIPTNLRLADPEFHRPGKIDMLLGTGPTLSCLSIGQINLSNRNNVDLILQKTQFGWIIGGDLLSASRSSRKTFTQNVQFDLGKFWEIEEGTIERVRSIEDQACENHFAATVTRDDSGRYMVALPFNEKQTQLGESRSRALNRFLALERKLERDPEFKKKKYTEVIDEYRVLGHMKQVTTIQTPGFYLPHHAVFKPTSSTTKIRIVFDGSAKTNTNISLNDTLRIGPTLQDDIFSLLLRFRMHAYVITADIEKMYRQFLVRPEDRAFQRILWRDPNEDIKTYELTTVTFGLAPAPYLAIRCLHQLANDEERDFPEAAARIKQDLYVDDLLTDNPADLISRGMTTAEFNNNRLWRYGPEWLAQEQAKWPSARFTICDELPERYSCIQKLRRIVAYCLRFRTSRRTIGPLSIEEIQHANRQIIKLLQSVTFARDIHDLKTGHLSNTSKLQPLTPFLDEQGILRVGGRLQNSTLPFEQRHPILLPRSHHITKLIIRDSHQRNHHAGITATLYDVRLSYWPIDGKNTTRQILNISWVIYLLPVSPKDAHSVRVKIYVAVFVCFATKAVHLEIVGDLTTEAFMAALKRFIARRGICKNLYSDNGTNFVGANHELMELQQTLSKDEKFKPLPQLQAVKSFKHHVKRVVGEELFTYEQFNTFVIEVEAILNSRPLTPLSSDPNDISALTPGHFLIGDSLTCITETDFSETPSNRLSTWQHIQKVHPGTDGVTRAVTVRTINGTYKRNVKRLAPLPITDSARPIGAAIST, from the exons ATGGCAAACACGAGCAAGTTAAGCCAGCGTATTAACGCCCTCAAGGTTAAACAACGCGTTTTCAAGTCGGATCTAACAGACTTTTCTAACGAATTATCGAAATATCAAGAGTCCGCGACCGCGCGTACAATACTTCGAGAACGGGTAGAACAACTCAGGAAACAATTCGACGCGTTCAACGACGCCCAAGACGAGCTAGGTCATCATGAAAACTTCGAACAGTTACAAATTGAACGAAAGGCCGTGAGAGATTCGTATTACAATGCGCTAGCCACCGCGATACAAATACTCGATGAATCGCCGACGGCACAGAGCCAATCGACTAGAACCGCGATTGATTCACCAGCTCCATCCACATCTACCAGCATCACCGGGGTGCATTTACCCAAAATTCGTCTTCCGCGTTTCGATGGACGGCTCGAGAAATGGTTGCCTTTCAAGGACGCATTCTTGAGCTTGATCCAGGGTCACCAAGGACTCACCGATATCCAACGTTTCAATTATCTCAGGCTATCGGTAACAGAACAAGCCGAAGAGGCCATTGAATCGTTCACAATGAGCGAGGAGAATTATAAGGCCGCGTGGGCTCAATTATTAGAAACGTACGACAATCAACGCGCGCTCATTCTACGTCATACCACATTGTTACTCGAGACACCTGCTATGCTCAACGGTTCACCAGCCGAAATAAATAACCTGATAAATTATATGCAATCGCACATCCGCTCGTTGCAATCGCTCGGTAGATCCTGGGAAAACATCGCGAGCGATCTAATCACGGTTATCGCTATCAATCGGATGGACGACGAAACGCGCAGAAATTGGGAACAAACCCTTGTAGATACCGGCATGCCTCTCGCATCAGACATGTTCAAACATCTTCGCAATGCTTCACATCAAGGCAATTTTCGCGCCGCACCGGCAAATACGAAACAATACAGGAAAGCGTTGCCAGAAATTAGTCGACCGTCGGCAAATCTTCGACCGCGAGCCCCGAAACGAACGTTCGCGACAATATCGAAAGGAACATCGGCGTCTCCGAGACCGAATAAACGAACATTCACAACGACAACCAACGTTCAAGCATGCCAGATCTGCAATTCTTCGACACACAAATTATTTGCGTGTCCTACATTTGGGAACATGACCATCGATGAACGATGGGCAGCGACTACGGCAGCAAATCTATGCTCGAATTGTTTACTAGCAGGTCACACTCTTGACAAATGCATACAGGGTCGGTGTCGCATTTGTG TCTCCGAAAACGCGAACCGGCTCTTGTCTAACAAtcactcgtttttgtcgaacaAAACAACAAACGGTCTATTAACAACCGCGATCATTCACGTTTTGGATCGCGATCGAAACCTGATTCCGTGTCGCACGTTGGTTGACACCTGTTCCAACGCGAATCTTATCACAGATGAGCTAGCGAACCGGTTACAACTACCAACTACTCGACAAACCGCCGTCATCGAAGCGTTGAACCAACTCAACACGACTACTAGCAATCTCATGACCGCCACGATAAaatcgagattgacaaattatcAGAGGACGTTAACATTTTGCATCATCCCACGCATAGCAGAAACATTACCCGATAATCAGATCGACAGAACAGACATTCGTATACCGACTAATCTCCGTCTAGCCGATCCCGAATTCCATCGTCCGGGAAAAATCGATATGCTACTCGGCACTGGGCCTACATTATCCTGTCTTAGTATCGGACAAATCAATTTGTCAAATCGAAACAACGTTGATCTCATACTCCAAAAAACTCAGTTCGGATGGATTATAGGAGGCGATCTCCTTTCAGCGTCGCGATCGAGCCGCAAGACATTTACCCAAAACGTACAGTTCGATTTAGGGAAGTTCTGGGAAATAGAAGAAGGAACTATCGAGCGAGTTCGGTCAATCGAGGATCAAGCCTGCGAGAATCATTTCGCGGCCACCGTAACGCGCGATGATTCCGGTCGGTATATGGTAGCGTTACCTTTCAACGAAAAGCAAACCCAACTCGGGGAGTCTCGTTCACGCGCTCTGAATCGGTTCTTAGCCCTCGAACGAAAACTGGAacgcgatccagaatttaaaaaaaaaaaatacacagaAGTAATAGACGAATACCGCGTCCTCGGACACATGAAGCAAGTCACAACCATTCAAACGCCCGGATTTTATCTGCCGCATCATGCCGTCTTCAAACCAACGAGCTCAACCACAAAAATCCGCATAGTTTTCGACGGTTCCGCTAAGACAAATACGAACATATCCTTAAATGATACACTCCGAATCGGTCCCACTCTACAAGATGATATTTTTTCACTCTTATTAAGATTCAGAATGCACGCATACGTGATAACGGCCGATATCGAGAAAATGTATCGCCAATTTCTAGTTCGACCCGAAGACCGCGCTTTTCAAAGAATACTATGGCGAGACCCGAACGAGGACATCAAAACCTACGAATTGACAACCGTTACGTTCGGACTCGCTCCAGCACCATATCTAGCCATCCGATGTTTACATCAATTAGCAAACGACGAAGAACGCGATTTCCCGGAAGCCGCAGCACGTATCAAACAAGATTTATATGTCGACGATCTATTGACCG ACAACCCAGCTGATCTCATTTCGCGAGGAATGACCACAGCAGAATTTAACAACAATCGTCTCTGGCGGTATGGTCCCGAATGGCTTGCTCAGGAACAAGCGAAGTGGCCATCCGCAAGATTCACCATATGCGATGAGCTACCGGAA CGATACTCGTGTATTCAAAAACTCAGGCGAATCGTCGCTTATTGTTTACGTTTCCGAACGAGTCGTCGGACTATCGGGCCATTGTCCATTGAAGAGATACAGCACGCGAACAGACAAATCATAAAATTACTTCAATCCGTCACTTTCGCTCGTGATATACATGATTTGAAAACTGGTCATCTATCTAACACGAGCAAATTACAACCGCTAACTCCATTCCTCGACGAACAGGGAATATTGCGCGTAGGAGGTCGACTGCAAAATTCCACGCTACCGTTCGAACAACGGCATCCGATACTTCTACCTCGAAGTCATCACATTACTAAACTCATAATTCGCGATTCACATCAACGGAATCATCATGCTGGAATCACTGCGACTTTATACGACGTGCGATTATCATACTGGCCAATCGACGGAAAGAACACTACGCGCCAAATA TTGAATATATCATGGGTAATTTACCTGCTGCCCGTGTCACCGAAGGACGCCCATTC AGTTCGAGTCAAAATATATGTAGCCGTCTTCGTCTGCTTCGCGACGAAGGCCGTTCATTTGGAAATAGTCGGCGATCTCACCACAGAAGCCTTTATGGCAGCGCTTAAAAGATTTATTGCACGAAGAGGTATTTGCAAAAACCTATATTCGGACAACGGCACAAATTTTGTCGGTGCCAACCACGAGCTGATGGAACTTCAGCAAACATTGTCAAAAGACGAGAAGTTCAAACCACTTCCTCAACTCCAAG CCGTAAAATCATTCAAGCATCACGTCAAGCGAGTCGTCGGCGAGGAATTGTTCACGTATGAACAATTCAATACGTTCGTTATCGagg